In Oncorhynchus kisutch isolate 150728-3 linkage group LG5, Okis_V2, whole genome shotgun sequence, a genomic segment contains:
- the LOC109891373 gene encoding receptor-type tyrosine-protein phosphatase alpha isoform X1 has protein sequence MTTTTTVDGVILTAGPSGATPAPVPPPPPPGPTEAPKIPTGVNSTPQPPPAPTTISQVGGGENGTSVPETQSPDTATNTDTKPTVEATSATSGATVPGGGEEDTDDTPIIAVMVALSSLLVIVFIIIILYMLRFKKYKQAGSHSNSFRLTNGRSDDTELQSVPLLARSPSTNRKYPPLVVDKLEEEMNRRMADDNKLFREEFNALPVCPIQASCDAASKEENKDKNRYVNILPYDHSRVHLSSLEGVPDSDFINASFINGYQEKNKFIAAQGPKEETVNDFWRMIWEQNTATIVMVTNLKERKEKSIQRQSLCVSQCKCAQYWPDQGCWTYGNIRVSVEDMMVLVDYTIRKFCIQQVGDVGGKKPQRLVTQFHFTSWPDFGVPFTPIGMLKFLKKVKTCNPQYAGPIVVHCSAGVGRTGTFIVIDAMLDMMNTERKVDVFGFVTRIRAQRCQMVQTDMQYVFIFQAMLEHYLYGDTELEVTSLESHLAKLYAPSAAGCGGMEAEFKKLTSIKIQNDKMRTGNLPANMKKNRVLQIIPYEFNRVIIPVKRGEENTDYVNASFIDGYRQKDSYMASQGPLQHTIEDFWRMIWEWRSCSIVMLTELEERGQEKCAQYWPSDGVMVCGDISIELKKEEESESYTVRDLLVTNNRENKARTVRQFHFHGWPEVGIPSDGKGMINIIAAVQKQQQQSGNHPITVHCSAGAGRTGTFCALSTVLERVKAEAILDVFQTVKSLRLQRPHMVQTLEQYEFCYKVVQEYIDAFSDYANFK, from the exons ATGACAACTACCACAACCGTGGATGGTGTCATATTGACTGCAGGCCCCAGTGGTGCCACCCCTGCGCCCgtcccccctccaccaccccctgGCCCAACTGAAGCCCCCAAAATCCCCACAGGGGTGAACTCCACCCCGCAGCCACCCCCTGCTCCAACCACAATCAGTCAGGTAGGGGGTGGGGAGAATGGGACCTCTGTTCCAGAGACTCAGTCACCAGACACCGCCACCAACACAGACACAAAACCAACGGTGGAAGCCACGTCGGCCACTAGCGGTGCTACTGttccag GTGGTGGAGAAGAAGACACCG aTGACACACCCATCATTGCGGTGATGGTGGCTCTGTCGTCCCTGCTCGTCAttgtcttcatcatcatcatcctctacATGCTCag GTTTAAGAAGTACAAGCAGGCCGGCAGCCATTCCAACTCCTTCAGGCTGACCAACGGTAGATCAGACGATACAG AGCTCCAGAGTGTGCCACTATTGGCCCGTTCACCCAGCACCAACAGGAAGTACCCTCCCCTTGTTGTCGACAagctggaggaggagatgaaTCGTCGCATGGCTGACGACAACAAGCTCTTCCGGGAGGAGTTCAAC GCGCTGCCGGTGTGTCCCATTCAGGCGTCGTGCGACGCGGCCTCTAAAGAGGAGAACAAGGATAAAAACCGCTACGTCAACATCCTGCCAT atgatcACTCCAGGGTGCATTTGTCATCACTAGAGGGAGTTCCAGACTCTGACTTCATTAACGCATCCTTCATCAAC GGTTACCAAGAGAAGAACAAGTTCATTGCAGCTCAAG ggccAAAGGAGGAGACGGTGAACGACTTCTGGAGAATGATCTGGGAACAGAACACAGCCACCATTGTCATGGTGACCAacctgaaagaaagaaaagag AAATCCATACAGCGgcaatctctctgtgtgtctcagtgtAAGTGTGCCCAGTACTGGCCAGACCAGGGCTGCTGGACCTACGGCAACATCCGGGTCTCTGTGGAGGACATGATGGTGCTGGTGGACTACACCATCCGCAAGTTCTGCATCCAACAG gtGGGGGATGTGGGGGGTAAGAAGCCTCAGCGGCTGGTGACCCAGTTCCACTTCACCAGCTGGCCAGACTTTGGAGTCCCCTTCACGCCCATCGGCATGCTCAAGTTCCTCAAGAAGGTCAAAACCTGCAACCCCCAGTACGCTGGCCCCATCGTGGTCCACTGCAG tgcgGGGGTGGGGAGGACAGGTACCTTCATAGTGATAGATGCCATGTTGGACATGATGAACACCGAGAGAAAGGTGGACGTCTTTGGCTTTGTCACACGTATCAGAGCCCAGCGCTGCCAAATGGTCCAGACAGAC aTGCAGTACGTGTTCATCTTCCAGGCCATGCTGGAGCACTATCTGTATGGGGACACCGAGCTGGAGGTGACCTCCCTGGAGTCCCACCTGGCCAAGCTCTACGCCCCCTCCGCCGCCGGCTGTGGGGGCATGGAAGCGGAGTTCAAG AAGCTGACTTCCATCAAGATCCAGAACGACAAGATGAGAACAGGCAACCTGCCAGCTAACATGAAGAAGAACCGAGTTCTCCAGATCATCCCAT ATGAGTTCAACAGAGTGATCATCCCAGtcaagagaggggaggagaacacGGACTATGTCAACGCCTCCTTCATTGAC GGGTACCGTCAGAAGGACTCGTACATGGCCAGCCAGGGCCCGCTGCAGCACACCATCGAAGACTTCTGGAGGATGATCTGGGAGTGGAGGAGCTGCTCCATAGTCATGCTCACtgagctggaggagagaggacag gaGAAGTGTGCCCAGTACTGGCCCAGTGATGGGGTGATGGTGTGTGGGGACATCTCCATCGAgctgaagaaggaggaggagagtgagagctACACTGTTAGAGACCTCCTGGTCACCAACaacagg GAGAACAAGGCTCGTACGGTGAGACAGTTTCATTTCCATGGCTGGCCAGAAGTGGGCATTCCCAGTGACGGGAAGGGCATGATCAACATCATTGCTGCTGTCCAGAAGCAGCAGCAACAATCTGGCAACCACCCAATCACTGTCCACTGCAG tgcggGCGCGGGGCGGACGGGGACCTTCTGTGCCCTGAGCACGGTCCTGGAGCGGGTGAAAGCTGAGGCCATCCTTGACGTCTTCCAGACCGTCAAGAGCCTCCGGCTGCAGAGACCCCACATGGTGCAGACACTG GAGCAGTACGAGTTCTGCTACAAAGTGGTCCAGGAGTATATTGATGCCTTTTCTGACTATGCCAACTTCAAGTAG
- the LOC109891373 gene encoding receptor-type tyrosine-protein phosphatase alpha isoform X3: MTTTTTVDGVILTAGPSGATPAPVPPPPPPGPTEAPKIPTGVNSTPQPPPAPTTISQVGGGENGTSVPETQSPDTATNTDTKPTVEATSATSGATVPGGGEEDTDDTPIIAVMVALSSLLVIVFIIIILYMLRFKKYKQAGSHSNSFRLTNGRSDDTELQSVPLLARSPSTNRKYPPLVVDKLEEEMNRRMADDNKLFREEFNALPVCPIQASCDAASKEENKDKNRYVNILPYDHSRVHLSSLEGVPDSDFINASFINGYQEKNKFIAAQGPKEETVNDFWRMIWEQNTATIVMVTNLKERKECKCAQYWPDQGCWTYGNIRVSVEDMMVLVDYTIRKFCIQQVGDVGGKKPQRLVTQFHFTSWPDFGVPFTPIGMLKFLKKVKTCNPQYAGPIVVHCSAGVGRTGTFIVIDAMLDMMNTERKVDVFGFVTRIRAQRCQMVQTDMQYVFIFQAMLEHYLYGDTELEVTSLESHLAKLYAPSAAGCGGMEAEFKKLTSIKIQNDKMRTGNLPANMKKNRVLQIIPYEFNRVIIPVKRGEENTDYVNASFIDGYRQKDSYMASQGPLQHTIEDFWRMIWEWRSCSIVMLTELEERGQEKCAQYWPSDGVMVCGDISIELKKEEESESYTVRDLLVTNNRENKARTVRQFHFHGWPEVGIPSDGKGMINIIAAVQKQQQQSGNHPITVHCSAGAGRTGTFCALSTVLERVKAEAILDVFQTVKSLRLQRPHMVQTLEQYEFCYKVVQEYIDAFSDYANFK; the protein is encoded by the exons ATGACAACTACCACAACCGTGGATGGTGTCATATTGACTGCAGGCCCCAGTGGTGCCACCCCTGCGCCCgtcccccctccaccaccccctgGCCCAACTGAAGCCCCCAAAATCCCCACAGGGGTGAACTCCACCCCGCAGCCACCCCCTGCTCCAACCACAATCAGTCAGGTAGGGGGTGGGGAGAATGGGACCTCTGTTCCAGAGACTCAGTCACCAGACACCGCCACCAACACAGACACAAAACCAACGGTGGAAGCCACGTCGGCCACTAGCGGTGCTACTGttccag GTGGTGGAGAAGAAGACACCG aTGACACACCCATCATTGCGGTGATGGTGGCTCTGTCGTCCCTGCTCGTCAttgtcttcatcatcatcatcctctacATGCTCag GTTTAAGAAGTACAAGCAGGCCGGCAGCCATTCCAACTCCTTCAGGCTGACCAACGGTAGATCAGACGATACAG AGCTCCAGAGTGTGCCACTATTGGCCCGTTCACCCAGCACCAACAGGAAGTACCCTCCCCTTGTTGTCGACAagctggaggaggagatgaaTCGTCGCATGGCTGACGACAACAAGCTCTTCCGGGAGGAGTTCAAC GCGCTGCCGGTGTGTCCCATTCAGGCGTCGTGCGACGCGGCCTCTAAAGAGGAGAACAAGGATAAAAACCGCTACGTCAACATCCTGCCAT atgatcACTCCAGGGTGCATTTGTCATCACTAGAGGGAGTTCCAGACTCTGACTTCATTAACGCATCCTTCATCAAC GGTTACCAAGAGAAGAACAAGTTCATTGCAGCTCAAG ggccAAAGGAGGAGACGGTGAACGACTTCTGGAGAATGATCTGGGAACAGAACACAGCCACCATTGTCATGGTGACCAacctgaaagaaagaaaagag tgtAAGTGTGCCCAGTACTGGCCAGACCAGGGCTGCTGGACCTACGGCAACATCCGGGTCTCTGTGGAGGACATGATGGTGCTGGTGGACTACACCATCCGCAAGTTCTGCATCCAACAG gtGGGGGATGTGGGGGGTAAGAAGCCTCAGCGGCTGGTGACCCAGTTCCACTTCACCAGCTGGCCAGACTTTGGAGTCCCCTTCACGCCCATCGGCATGCTCAAGTTCCTCAAGAAGGTCAAAACCTGCAACCCCCAGTACGCTGGCCCCATCGTGGTCCACTGCAG tgcgGGGGTGGGGAGGACAGGTACCTTCATAGTGATAGATGCCATGTTGGACATGATGAACACCGAGAGAAAGGTGGACGTCTTTGGCTTTGTCACACGTATCAGAGCCCAGCGCTGCCAAATGGTCCAGACAGAC aTGCAGTACGTGTTCATCTTCCAGGCCATGCTGGAGCACTATCTGTATGGGGACACCGAGCTGGAGGTGACCTCCCTGGAGTCCCACCTGGCCAAGCTCTACGCCCCCTCCGCCGCCGGCTGTGGGGGCATGGAAGCGGAGTTCAAG AAGCTGACTTCCATCAAGATCCAGAACGACAAGATGAGAACAGGCAACCTGCCAGCTAACATGAAGAAGAACCGAGTTCTCCAGATCATCCCAT ATGAGTTCAACAGAGTGATCATCCCAGtcaagagaggggaggagaacacGGACTATGTCAACGCCTCCTTCATTGAC GGGTACCGTCAGAAGGACTCGTACATGGCCAGCCAGGGCCCGCTGCAGCACACCATCGAAGACTTCTGGAGGATGATCTGGGAGTGGAGGAGCTGCTCCATAGTCATGCTCACtgagctggaggagagaggacag gaGAAGTGTGCCCAGTACTGGCCCAGTGATGGGGTGATGGTGTGTGGGGACATCTCCATCGAgctgaagaaggaggaggagagtgagagctACACTGTTAGAGACCTCCTGGTCACCAACaacagg GAGAACAAGGCTCGTACGGTGAGACAGTTTCATTTCCATGGCTGGCCAGAAGTGGGCATTCCCAGTGACGGGAAGGGCATGATCAACATCATTGCTGCTGTCCAGAAGCAGCAGCAACAATCTGGCAACCACCCAATCACTGTCCACTGCAG tgcggGCGCGGGGCGGACGGGGACCTTCTGTGCCCTGAGCACGGTCCTGGAGCGGGTGAAAGCTGAGGCCATCCTTGACGTCTTCCAGACCGTCAAGAGCCTCCGGCTGCAGAGACCCCACATGGTGCAGACACTG GAGCAGTACGAGTTCTGCTACAAAGTGGTCCAGGAGTATATTGATGCCTTTTCTGACTATGCCAACTTCAAGTAG
- the LOC109891373 gene encoding receptor-type tyrosine-protein phosphatase alpha isoform X2: MTTTTTVDGVILTAGPSGATPAPVPPPPPPGPTEAPKIPTGVNSTPQPPPAPTTISQVGGGENGTSVPETQSPDTATNTDTKPTVEATSATSGATVPGGGEEDTDDTPIIAVMVALSSLLVIVFIIIILYMLRFKKYKQAGSHSNSFRLTNGRSDDTELQSVPLLARSPSTNRKYPPLVVDKLEEEMNRRMADDNKLFREEFNALPVCPIQASCDAASKEENKDKNRYVNILPYDHSRVHLSSLEGVPDSDFINASFINGYQEKNKFIAAQGPKEETVNDFWRMIWEQNTATIVMVTNLKERKEKSIQRQSLCVSQCKCAQYWPDQGCWTYGNIRVSVEDMMVLVDYTIRKFCIQQVGDVGGKKPQRLVTQFHFTSWPDFGVPFTPIGMLKFLKKVKTCNPQYAGPIVVHCSAGVGRTGTFIVIDAMLDMMNTERKVDVFGFVTRIRAQRCQMVQTDMQYVFIFQAMLEHYLYGDTELEVTSLESHLAKLYAPSAAGCGGMEAEFKLTSIKIQNDKMRTGNLPANMKKNRVLQIIPYEFNRVIIPVKRGEENTDYVNASFIDGYRQKDSYMASQGPLQHTIEDFWRMIWEWRSCSIVMLTELEERGQEKCAQYWPSDGVMVCGDISIELKKEEESESYTVRDLLVTNNRENKARTVRQFHFHGWPEVGIPSDGKGMINIIAAVQKQQQQSGNHPITVHCSAGAGRTGTFCALSTVLERVKAEAILDVFQTVKSLRLQRPHMVQTLEQYEFCYKVVQEYIDAFSDYANFK; encoded by the exons ATGACAACTACCACAACCGTGGATGGTGTCATATTGACTGCAGGCCCCAGTGGTGCCACCCCTGCGCCCgtcccccctccaccaccccctgGCCCAACTGAAGCCCCCAAAATCCCCACAGGGGTGAACTCCACCCCGCAGCCACCCCCTGCTCCAACCACAATCAGTCAGGTAGGGGGTGGGGAGAATGGGACCTCTGTTCCAGAGACTCAGTCACCAGACACCGCCACCAACACAGACACAAAACCAACGGTGGAAGCCACGTCGGCCACTAGCGGTGCTACTGttccag GTGGTGGAGAAGAAGACACCG aTGACACACCCATCATTGCGGTGATGGTGGCTCTGTCGTCCCTGCTCGTCAttgtcttcatcatcatcatcctctacATGCTCag GTTTAAGAAGTACAAGCAGGCCGGCAGCCATTCCAACTCCTTCAGGCTGACCAACGGTAGATCAGACGATACAG AGCTCCAGAGTGTGCCACTATTGGCCCGTTCACCCAGCACCAACAGGAAGTACCCTCCCCTTGTTGTCGACAagctggaggaggagatgaaTCGTCGCATGGCTGACGACAACAAGCTCTTCCGGGAGGAGTTCAAC GCGCTGCCGGTGTGTCCCATTCAGGCGTCGTGCGACGCGGCCTCTAAAGAGGAGAACAAGGATAAAAACCGCTACGTCAACATCCTGCCAT atgatcACTCCAGGGTGCATTTGTCATCACTAGAGGGAGTTCCAGACTCTGACTTCATTAACGCATCCTTCATCAAC GGTTACCAAGAGAAGAACAAGTTCATTGCAGCTCAAG ggccAAAGGAGGAGACGGTGAACGACTTCTGGAGAATGATCTGGGAACAGAACACAGCCACCATTGTCATGGTGACCAacctgaaagaaagaaaagag AAATCCATACAGCGgcaatctctctgtgtgtctcagtgtAAGTGTGCCCAGTACTGGCCAGACCAGGGCTGCTGGACCTACGGCAACATCCGGGTCTCTGTGGAGGACATGATGGTGCTGGTGGACTACACCATCCGCAAGTTCTGCATCCAACAG gtGGGGGATGTGGGGGGTAAGAAGCCTCAGCGGCTGGTGACCCAGTTCCACTTCACCAGCTGGCCAGACTTTGGAGTCCCCTTCACGCCCATCGGCATGCTCAAGTTCCTCAAGAAGGTCAAAACCTGCAACCCCCAGTACGCTGGCCCCATCGTGGTCCACTGCAG tgcgGGGGTGGGGAGGACAGGTACCTTCATAGTGATAGATGCCATGTTGGACATGATGAACACCGAGAGAAAGGTGGACGTCTTTGGCTTTGTCACACGTATCAGAGCCCAGCGCTGCCAAATGGTCCAGACAGAC aTGCAGTACGTGTTCATCTTCCAGGCCATGCTGGAGCACTATCTGTATGGGGACACCGAGCTGGAGGTGACCTCCCTGGAGTCCCACCTGGCCAAGCTCTACGCCCCCTCCGCCGCCGGCTGTGGGGGCATGGAAGCGGAGTTCAAG CTGACTTCCATCAAGATCCAGAACGACAAGATGAGAACAGGCAACCTGCCAGCTAACATGAAGAAGAACCGAGTTCTCCAGATCATCCCAT ATGAGTTCAACAGAGTGATCATCCCAGtcaagagaggggaggagaacacGGACTATGTCAACGCCTCCTTCATTGAC GGGTACCGTCAGAAGGACTCGTACATGGCCAGCCAGGGCCCGCTGCAGCACACCATCGAAGACTTCTGGAGGATGATCTGGGAGTGGAGGAGCTGCTCCATAGTCATGCTCACtgagctggaggagagaggacag gaGAAGTGTGCCCAGTACTGGCCCAGTGATGGGGTGATGGTGTGTGGGGACATCTCCATCGAgctgaagaaggaggaggagagtgagagctACACTGTTAGAGACCTCCTGGTCACCAACaacagg GAGAACAAGGCTCGTACGGTGAGACAGTTTCATTTCCATGGCTGGCCAGAAGTGGGCATTCCCAGTGACGGGAAGGGCATGATCAACATCATTGCTGCTGTCCAGAAGCAGCAGCAACAATCTGGCAACCACCCAATCACTGTCCACTGCAG tgcggGCGCGGGGCGGACGGGGACCTTCTGTGCCCTGAGCACGGTCCTGGAGCGGGTGAAAGCTGAGGCCATCCTTGACGTCTTCCAGACCGTCAAGAGCCTCCGGCTGCAGAGACCCCACATGGTGCAGACACTG GAGCAGTACGAGTTCTGCTACAAAGTGGTCCAGGAGTATATTGATGCCTTTTCTGACTATGCCAACTTCAAGTAG